The Culex quinquefasciatus strain JHB chromosome 2, VPISU_Cqui_1.0_pri_paternal, whole genome shotgun sequence genome contains the following window.
gaaactattttgtgtcattggttcactcatacaagGTCCATACTGAAATGGtacgaaaatattcgaaaatctgtatcatttgcaggaatttttgatcgatttggtgtcttgggtaaAGTTGCAGTATTTGATGAGTACTGttcagaaaaataggtacacggtaattcatttttaaagacCAGGTTTTGGCTAGAGGAGCTCCAGAGCAACACAATCTGTGTATCTGTCTAtaatcagactgtagtcccgattcatccCAGTTGACGGCATCAATAACTAGAAAAGAATTTTGACACGTAGTCAAAATGTGACAAGGCAACTGAATTCAATCAAGCAAAACTATAAATTTTATCTAGGCTCATTTAAGTTTCGAAAAATCTGGATAATCGCTTACACTGATTAATTGAACACGctggcagaaaaaaaacagtacAAGAGCAAACTTACGTTTTGCGGAGCCCCATTGACGGGCGGCAAAGGTGGTGGCGCTGCTGCCGCCGCTTGTCCTACGCCTTGCTGTGGCCACCCTTGGGGCGGCTGCCCGTACGCACTCATCGGGGGATTCATTATCAGCAACGCAAGTGATGATGCTTttaatctgctgctgctgctggtccagTTTTGGTGGTTGTTATGAAACAAGTTAGAAAATTGTTTAACAATAATTATTTGCTATGTCTGCTGTGTCGCTTTGCGCCCCGTTCGCATTCGATGACTTGGAACCTGGCCTTTTTGCCAAGAGTTGTCGTCGGTGGAGGAGCAGCAGGGAGCGAGAGCGAGGAAAGTGAAATTTCTTCACCCACGGCGGTGGCAGACCGCCCGGGCCGGAACCTACCTTCGCGTACGCTAGTTTGGAATCACTGAAATGTCGTTCACGGCGCGGCACAACTTTTACAGCATAATTCGCGACAAAACGCAAAATTCACTCGGATTTTCGCTGCAATTTCCACGTCAGACGTGCACCTCAAGAAAACAGAACGAGTGTCAAATTTGAGCCTCCCTGCTTGTGGACGTCAGGGGAGGAGAAGGGATGTGCTGTTTTGACGGGGTGACACGACGAACTGTCAACTGTCGTGCCACGTAACTGAACGAAACTTTCGGGGATCGGCGGGGTAAAACGGTTACTTTGatgcaagtttatttttttctctgctACACTCAACCCTCGGTGGTTGAAACTTTttaagtttgtaccccgttggctggtcgaagtcaaactaaaaagtgaccccgttcgtttcacaacaattggtgtcaaaaCATCGGGGTTTCATTGTATTTGCATACTTTGAATTAGTCTTGCGCGCGACTAAACATCTACGGGAAGTTGAAGTAACGTATTATCTCAAGATGCACCATTCGAGGCTGGTCACCGTCGCGAGAAAAGattacaaattttcagaaattatcAAACGAGATTTACCGAAAGTTCTTCAAAATTAACCGTCTAGGTCTCGGTCTAGGTACTACCAAATatgtttttcgatattttttatttttcccgtgtttacgagtcattttgagcaactttagtTCTGCGAAAAacttacttctcttgttttatgtttttcttgttccatttttagtaatttaatttgcatttatcttgttcagtttatgtttgtttatgatagtatttgacctattctaccacctcccatcattacattttgcctatcagTAATTTTTGTGGTGTCCCAGACAATGCctttacgcattttttacaatttaaatgataatagtgtaactctatagcagaaaatgtgaaaaacaagcaaaaaaataaaaaatgactgcaaaaacatgaaaaaatatgttttgtttttcttattttctgctatagagtTAAACTATTATcatttaatttgtaaaaattacgtagaggcatagtctgggacactgcaaaaattactgcatacttatttttacttagaatataggaaatgttagcaaaaaaaaaacacagccaaagttgacccctaaaaaaattacatttttaaaaactttggcaaagcaacataaaacaagtcaaacttccaatccttaaaatttcttaaattgggtactaaagccctatgtaaatttttatgtacaacgttaaaaaacacgataaaaaaccacttgtaaatactttttttcattttaacgcaaaaaaaaaaaaattgacaagccaacatttttgcgatggatcaactatggtccccttggaacgagctgtcaagtaggaccttttctgtcaagaaggaccgtgaagttaattttttaaaattgaattaaaaatccattttaaatcctttgcggtcgttcaaagggtcattgtactcagaaaaataagctttattgttatgagcaataatatcacaaatttaaacttcattttaggacccaattttgaaagtttttctcttggttttttctttccaatgcattttaaaaacgttacttaatccacctttaggtggttggtgccttcctcacattcataaagtcaatacattcagtaaaaatatcaacattcccttaacatgtttaacaaatcaactttattactaatttcttttgatagggttcgcagaccttcaatttttctggctcatcggcaaggtctgataaaaaaaacctatccaacgatagttcacatttcatttgaaaggtcttttgattatctaactaacgttgggtcgcatgatggacccggacatcatttttactgaaatatctgagatccggccaccaaaaagtgtataaataacagttaagtgctaataatttttgatagggttgtcagatccttgatgttttaggctcatttgaaaggtcttttgattatctaactaacgacaggcgcattatggacccggacatcatttttacagaaatatctgagatctggccaacaaaaagtgtataaataacagttaagtgctaataacttttgatagggttgtcagatccttgatgttttaggctcatttgaaaggtcttttgattatctaactaacgacaggtcgcatgatggacccggacatcatttttactgaaatatctgagatccggcctccaaaaagtttataaataacacttaagtgctaataacttttgatagggttgtcagatccttgatgttttaggctcatttgaaaggtcttttgattatctaactaacgacaggtcgcatgatggacccggacatcatttttacagaaatatctgagatctggccaacaaaaagtgtataaataacagttaagggctaataacttttaatagggttgtcagatccttgatgttttaggctcatttgaaaggtctttcgattatctaactaacgatgggtcgcatgatggacccggacatcattttcgttgaaatatctgagatccggcctccaaaaagtgtataaataacgcttaagtgctaataacttttgatagggttgtcagatcttcaatgttgggGGCTCATAGGAATGGTCTtataaatacctttctgaaaatgtataacatgatagggtttcttgcaaaaaccaccctttttacaatcttccggacatacgccaaaatcgtttttttagcataacttttgaagtactttactaaacttcataattttcaatagggacttatgggaccccaagacaaatcgaataagaccaaaacggtccaaatcggttaagccagtgctgagataatcgagtgcatattttttggtgcacagacccacatcccacacacacacacacacacacacacacacacacacacacacacacacacacacacacatttgctcagaatttgattctgagtcgataggtatacgtgaaggtgggtctacaaggtcgaattaagaagttcattttccgagtgattttatagcctttcctcagtaaggtgaggaaggcaaaaatcaaaaattgattgaaaaatggatttatgGCGATTTTTTTAGATCAAACATTTTGCAcgcaaaaaattaaagaagagttcattgaaaaatacaaatactaatCGCTCGATTTCAGCTGAGCCTAAATTTGATATaatcttatttttctgagtacaatgaccatttcaatttaaaaaaattacttcttGACAGAAAACATGGGTTTTCATCGTGTTTTTCactgttgtacataaaaatttacagagGACTTCAGGACCCAATTGAACGTGCTTACACAGCAAATTCTGATGTTCGGtttcagttaatatttactgaaaactgcactactgaaattttcagttagtttttcgctgaacatcagtttaaatttgtatgtcaaagtttgctgaaatttcagcaagtcTTCGTTTACTGAGAATTTCAGTAAATtcaactgaattcagtaataaGAAATTGGTGTGTAAAGTGCTGATATGACAACATTACGGGTACGATGAAGTtatatgctgttcccctatcccGAAATTTATTTATCCTGTCTAGTAAACAgcaaattctgatgttcgttttcaattaatatttactaaaaactgcactactgaaattttcagttagttttATGCTGAACAtcagttaaaatttgtatggagctgtcaaagtttgctgaaatttcagcatgttttcatttccagagttttttttaaaaaaggtcctatataaactattgtctttcatatgtttataggacctattaaaaaaaactctagatttactgaaaattttagtagtgcagatttcggttaatttaactgaattcagtaatgagaaattggtgtgaAGCTGAGGGTTAACTAAACTTAAGAAACTTAACGAAAGATGACCCAACTGTCAGCCGTGTTGACCCGATCGAATCCCGCAAACGTCAACCGTCATCAGCCCGGTTTGTTTACGTCAACTGACCTGTCACGCGATCCGTCAGTTCTTTTCGCTTTTCCCGTGGTCGGAGTGTGTGTGCAAAATACTCATCTTCACTCCGTGCGGTGGCCGCCCCTCTTCTGCTTAGTGCCTTTTTTGTAACGTGAAAACTGAGGAAAAAATAGTTCTATTTTACAACAAAATATTGCCCACCATCCAGCAGGCCCTTCCCCAACTGGCACCTCCTTAGTCATCATCGTCGGGCAGAGATTAGCTGGAAACGGAGATCGCCCGAGTAAACCCGGAAGCGCACGGGTTAAAGTCCGTCTTGTGGTTCTAGGCAGCAGGGTAAAGGGAAAGGCTACAGTCATGTCAGAGGCCAACAAGAAGCCAGCGGCGGGCGGTGCTTCCGACGACAAGGAGTTGGACGATCTGCTAGACAGTGAGTATCGGCGCGATGGGATTATGTAATTGTGGGTAacttatttttatctttttttgctCAGGTGCCCTGGAAGATTTCAACAAGGAGGACAAGAAGACGACGGGCGCTGGCGGTGGTGAGGGGCAGCATGATGATCCTCCGACGGAGCAGCTGTGGAATGAGGAATTTATCAAGTAAGGGAGCGTAGTAGCGGTCAGGGTGATGCAAACTCCAGCGATTTACTTCTAGTTCACAGACGAAGCTGTTTGAGGAGAAAATGGCAGCACTTTTCGGTGGGGGCGGCAGCGGTGAGGGATCCGGAGGGCCGGTGGACGCAGAACATATCGCACTCGGCTTTCAGCGGATTGCGGAAGCAGCGGCGTTGGCCGTGCGGGGTGACCCAGCAGACGTGGCAGCCGCACCGGAAGGCGTCGATCCGTCGATTAGTCAGAGTATAACTGACGCACTGCGGGGTCTGAGCGAGGGCCGCGAGAACCTGCAAACGCCGTTCAACCCGGAGGACATTGCCGGCATGTTCGGAAACATCGACCTGAACGAAAGCGGAGAAAACAACGCCTTTTTGCCGTTCATGCAGACGATGATGCAGAGTCTGCTGTCGGCCGAGGTGCTGCTGCCGAGTCTGAAAGACCTCACCGACAAGTATCCGGACTGGCTGCGGGAAAACGGCGACAAGGTGCCAAAGGAGGACAAGGAACGGTACGAGCAGCAGCTCAAGCTGATGGAGGACGTGTGCCGCGAGCTGGAAAAGGAAAAACCGGACGATCCGGCCGACGTCAAGCGGACGCGGTTCCAAAAGGTGCTGGAGATGATGCAGAGCATGCAGGATCTGGGCCAGCCACCGGCCGATCTGGTCGGGGATTTGGGCGCACCCGGAAACCTGAACCTGCCCACGCTAGATCCGGCCGCGTTCAGCGATCCCAACCAGTGCCCGACGAGCTAGATTTGAACGTTTATTTTGTTTAGCTATCGAACAGGAACGTGTTTGAACTATTTCATTTTAGATTCCGCCAGGGACGACCTCATTGTGGGGGcaaaaattttactttcgaaaccgGGTGTTTGCGCTGGTATAGTTTTAAACGAAACGGGGGGAGTGTGCTAGCTTCTTTAACGCTTTTTCGTTCTTTGAACGGGGGAACAATAATTCAGAAACCGGGAGATATTTATTTGGTTAGTGTGATTTGCAGAGcatattttatatgttttatggaAACAtcgcaataaaatatttaaactaaaacaaaccttttcttgtttaattgtTTGCCCGACATCGCAGCCCTTAAGAGCTCACTcactaaaatattattgaataaaAGTTACTTTATGTCCGGGTACTAAGCTGCAAGTTTTAGCGATAGCACGCGATAGGCTTGTCCATACTGTTGATTCTACTGTGTtaagtttttttctgaatcctTCCCAAGAGTTGAGTCTTTTGTTGTACCGGAAAATATTTtagcaagaaaaataaaaacagaaagtTGTAAATGTATAGAAGATCCAAGCATCTGAAAGTCTCAAGAGCTTCATAAGACCCCTAAATTACATCAATCCGGACCGCGGCAGGAcaaaactgagcaattctctaccaaaaacggaaatagtttttttttttttatttggctcaaactttgtgggggaagaagctattttgtgttattggttcacccatacaagtttccttacaatgttggcagctgtccatacaaaaatagtacgtaaatattcgaaaatctataacttttgaataaattttctaatcaatttggtgtcttcggcaaagttgtaggtattgttgaggactattgagaaaaaaataggtacacgggagAAATTCGCAATTTCGGAATTTCAGTGTAAGAAAGgaccttgaccgatcttatgcaccaggtttccgatgaacacgcactgcccttacacctacatctcacccttgctctgagtcagtacgagcaacacgctagaacacgctttgagtgttcgtgccaggcattcgCACCTGTTCCGGTAACGCATTTGAGCTCGTTCCGgaggtggtacattacgtagggtttgatgtaagtataagcgcctaaccatttatagtgtgcctatcaactttcattaaagcaaaaactgttatatttttagtttgaattcaaaaactatttgTAACAAGCTaaccccgacaaacttcgtcttgtcattttttcacttcttgacgtttttagccTACTGTGatcaatatttgattttacgcaacttttcccataTAATCTGCAGATCTTCCgcaatcggttccggagtggccaaagttgtcactctttagcgtaagaaccttcttTGGACTTTTacaaacccaacgcaacaaagagcacctcgatccgacgctccgtattgaattgattcgcgttcgaacaaaaccgtcgaaattttttatatatatagatttttactgtgtattgttttcttctgaaatctttcctagtgtttagtcgtgtttatctgttgctatttcttttgtcgcggtgttttgttacactttttggtcctaagcatgttataaaagtttaccaaaagtataatagtaatatttgtgttaatccattccataaattgagtaagggctcgaacctcacttgcttaagaaaaaggtgaagtttcaaaacaatggacagtgaaggaaata
Protein-coding sequences here:
- the LOC6041498 gene encoding peroxisomal biogenesis factor 19 encodes the protein MSEANKKPAAGGASDDKELDDLLDSALEDFNKEDKKTTGAGGGEGQHDDPPTEQLWNEEFINSQTKLFEEKMAALFGGGGSGEGSGGPVDAEHIALGFQRIAEAAALAVRGDPADVAAAPEGVDPSISQSITDALRGLSEGRENLQTPFNPEDIAGMFGNIDLNESGENNAFLPFMQTMMQSLLSAEVLLPSLKDLTDKYPDWLRENGDKVPKEDKERYEQQLKLMEDVCRELEKEKPDDPADVKRTRFQKVLEMMQSMQDLGQPPADLVGDLGAPGNLNLPTLDPAAFSDPNQCPTS